A genomic segment from Streptomyces sp. TLI_235 encodes:
- a CDS encoding nucleic acid/nucleotide deaminase of polymorphic system toxin has translation MSEVARSGPGLPHPEWQLRARLEERGIRAGDVLQLYGELQVCDVPGGNCAARVLRWWPRVKVSHSAEYGASVESRQRGMAALRTHLVESGRQRGFVIDVETRRLPLPSVQESDAAVSTAPTDVSAPLGAVFPPFFEPAGEAEGTAPLVDHLIAHGNVLSAEVEQEFTARGYVRIGSDYGREICVTPGTGEVWAVGRRSGRALYVNRSVERYAGCLELLRRAWPQRVGLGPADSAGHTAELQHAVAALDGTAFSDPENWWSVILEQHWDGLL, from the coding sequence ATGTCCGAGGTCGCGCGCAGCGGCCCTGGCCTGCCGCACCCGGAGTGGCAGTTGCGGGCGCGGTTGGAAGAGCGCGGCATCCGTGCGGGCGATGTGCTCCAGCTCTACGGCGAGCTCCAGGTCTGCGACGTCCCGGGAGGCAACTGCGCTGCCCGGGTGCTTCGCTGGTGGCCCCGGGTCAAGGTCTCGCACTCCGCCGAGTACGGGGCGAGCGTGGAGTCCAGGCAGCGCGGTATGGCGGCCCTGCGGACGCATCTGGTGGAGTCGGGGCGTCAGCGCGGTTTCGTGATCGACGTCGAGACGCGCCGCCTGCCGCTGCCGTCGGTGCAGGAGAGCGACGCGGCGGTTTCCACGGCGCCGACCGATGTCTCCGCCCCATTGGGTGCGGTCTTCCCGCCGTTCTTCGAGCCTGCCGGTGAGGCCGAGGGAACCGCGCCGCTGGTCGACCATCTCATCGCGCACGGCAACGTCCTCTCGGCTGAGGTGGAGCAGGAATTCACTGCCCGGGGTTACGTCCGGATCGGCTCGGACTATGGCCGCGAGATCTGCGTCACCCCTGGAACCGGTGAAGTGTGGGCGGTAGGACGTCGATCCGGTCGGGCGCTGTATGTCAACCGGAGTGTCGAGCGGTACGCCGGCTGCCTCGAACTGTTGCGCCGCGCGTGGCCGCAGCGGGTAGGACTCGGTCCCGCAGATTCCGCAGGCCACACCGCCGAGCTCCAGCACGCCGTGGCGGCGCTCGACGGTACGGCCTTCAGCGATCCTGAGAACTGGTGGTCGGTCATTCTCGAGCAGCATTGGGACGGTCTGCTCTGA
- a CDS encoding SUKH-4 immunity protein of toxin-antitoxin system has translation MSFDGALTREELEQDWAFGRRACRPVTPELLPAAVEHRATREFLGEVGWPVTDHPGLLTSDLATGGLAPADGRPGLLAGLGRFFGSPILLDGRTGEVFGEDWNRELVLVAGGLPQFLRIVMLHRAVLLVPVLLGVYDSLNLEEDVLSWIRTIDPAAAEGGFWEQKYFAPTLLDLWEESPE, from the coding sequence GTGTCCTTCGACGGGGCTCTCACCCGGGAGGAGCTGGAACAGGACTGGGCGTTCGGCCGCCGAGCATGCCGCCCGGTGACGCCCGAGCTGCTTCCGGCCGCGGTCGAGCACCGTGCCACCAGGGAGTTCCTGGGTGAGGTGGGCTGGCCGGTGACGGATCATCCGGGACTGCTGACCTCCGACCTCGCGACCGGTGGGCTGGCTCCGGCGGACGGCCGTCCCGGTCTGCTGGCCGGGCTCGGTCGGTTCTTCGGTTCGCCGATCCTGCTCGACGGCCGTACCGGCGAAGTGTTCGGCGAGGACTGGAACCGCGAACTCGTCCTGGTGGCCGGTGGGCTGCCGCAGTTCCTCCGGATCGTGATGCTGCATCGGGCCGTGCTGCTGGTGCCCGTCCTGCTCGGCGTGTACGACTCCCTGAACCTGGAAGAGGACGTTCTGAGCTGGATCCGGACGATCGATCCGGCGGCCGCCGAGGGCGGGTTCTGGGAGCAGAAGTACTTCGCGCCGACCCTGCTCGACCTGTGGGAGGAGAGTCCCGAATAG
- a CDS encoding nucleic acid/nucleotide deaminase of polymorphic system toxin — MSLMLPDGLEWVLEMLGFDWPKADEDKLRECAQVWRDFADQVDELNYQALSAANSVRSANSGDSIDAFGKAFDKFSTGGDGYLADAATASRLIAAAFDAAAVIVITCKIAVIAQIVILAAEIIAAQAAAPFTFGLSELGALGATQATKMIVRRLLKELRDALIEAIMETLKDPIVSAVQAMISDLIAQTVNQGFGAQDGYDLGRTAKTGWEEGKSSAENWKQTFGESLRDGLGSRAGGAARHHADRAAGHGDGGDSGGGHEGGGENGSGADRGGDSGSSGESNSGGSSGTSSSSGSDSGSGSSGSGSSSGSTGSPASSGGGSSGNTSSGSGSSAGTGSSASSGSQGDSGSGGRNDGGSSTAHANDGRDGRSSAPADPFGTRLTSDPAPAPAANHTPAGGDGTPPPSSTHTPSTGADAGSPAHTGTDGRPTPASDGATPSAGDGRGADTGSPAHTGTDSRPTPASDGATPSAGDGRGADAPPAHTGTDSRPTPASDGPAPARHESADGPAHSGDGPSERSAADTTRPGPGPVSGHPTPDSAPAPASSAGTPSAGSPSADTPSHAAPSHTGSPHSGGDAPSHGTPDSRPGPAPAHSTPDSAPAPAHSGDSRPGPAYGPVRGGDDSSATPSHTGDHGTPAYGPVRGGDAPAHASDGGSTRPGGDIPAQHDRSGPAHAPAPEHRTPDSTAAPDSAPGTHSGGAGRTVPAGGIPHVPSSAVPSSGPDHSRPTPSQPSPSDGPHREATVETASTAVADAPPTRTPTAGPDSTVGQPGPAAQNTGGPVPTGPLATGPVPGTGTPGSAAPTGSSTPHRGGPVPGTSGDGPSTTRPATVPGQSTGRPDHTDRPTGLGSRPSTPPQTPGTDTTRPSRPDPRATDPRSETPRTADPRPAPDRPAPDHPASDRSPENHGTENHGPEKPGPENHATENGPDGRADEHTGSDGKHPSDGQDRPEDTDSRPDGDGDGDSGTETPPHERPLSDSRPYDTPGGLARVEEHHQQELERRIPREPDGTPQRHPDPYGDWPGAVNGDGHREPGRDNNCLDVALSSADTYSGNPTAAAARTDDGSPDGEHGGRDRAERQLGAPFRDMGNGDQAFNRLEDTLRREGHGSQAVIVTQDANGRAHAWNVVNHNGKIVYLDNQTGARSDKPLHSGDHGVFAIPLDADRRPIPSDRPADSDHRSADSDHRPSESGTRPGGDSTGTDRRPADPAGKQKHGEDGDGESDDHADGPPKKKAKTEQGEAADHDPDSGSDEGAERRSKGSAEYDQQQGADQKHYDMLPDKTQQNTRTTNEVTQTNTEVAHQFLEGHIDDGTLAGVLDEAAQRAHGNPPQLGFDKNELTHRLPGFADLSRGEQGAVVAAMGRLSLGFHEAHAVGASPERVSDPYVNDDSVDRSHMTARERKKHKDDGAAQSDEISRGVAYHASQDFRTAGPPSGTDAPAPAHLVREHLVADGRFGDRDAVYALAAGPGRGDHRPDFSGKNFAVIEVVDSEGKTRYVVDSSIPANSAERRPEHSEPHLGRWIDRLNERQNTGNYTIASLYTEREPCGNKPGHAGCSRYISERLPGVPIDYGVGYRKGEQTGDGDSAESLGNMTEDAQRDLNRLGTIWARMAQAGQL, encoded by the coding sequence GTGTCGCTGATGCTGCCGGACGGCCTTGAGTGGGTCCTGGAGATGCTCGGCTTCGACTGGCCGAAGGCGGACGAGGACAAGCTGCGCGAGTGCGCCCAGGTGTGGCGCGACTTCGCGGATCAGGTCGACGAGCTGAACTATCAGGCGTTGTCGGCGGCGAACAGTGTGCGGTCGGCGAACAGCGGCGACTCGATCGATGCGTTCGGGAAGGCGTTCGACAAGTTCTCGACGGGTGGGGACGGCTATCTCGCCGATGCGGCGACGGCGTCGCGGTTGATCGCGGCGGCGTTCGATGCCGCCGCGGTGATCGTGATCACGTGCAAGATCGCGGTGATCGCGCAGATAGTGATCCTGGCCGCGGAGATCATTGCGGCGCAGGCGGCGGCGCCGTTCACGTTCGGCCTGTCGGAGCTCGGTGCGCTCGGGGCGACACAGGCGACGAAGATGATCGTCCGCCGGTTGCTGAAGGAGCTCCGTGATGCGCTGATCGAGGCGATCATGGAGACGTTGAAGGACCCGATCGTCTCTGCCGTGCAGGCGATGATCTCGGACCTGATCGCGCAGACGGTGAACCAGGGATTCGGCGCGCAGGACGGCTACGACCTGGGCCGGACGGCGAAGACGGGCTGGGAGGAAGGCAAGTCCTCCGCGGAGAACTGGAAGCAGACGTTCGGGGAGTCGCTGCGCGACGGACTGGGCTCGCGGGCGGGCGGCGCGGCCCGGCACCATGCGGATCGGGCGGCCGGACACGGCGACGGCGGTGACTCCGGCGGCGGGCACGAGGGCGGCGGCGAGAACGGGTCCGGCGCCGATCGCGGCGGGGACTCGGGCTCCTCCGGGGAGTCCAACTCCGGTGGATCGTCGGGCACGTCAAGCTCCTCGGGGTCGGACTCGGGCAGTGGCTCCTCCGGTTCCGGGAGCTCCTCCGGTTCGACCGGGTCTCCTGCCTCGTCGGGCGGCGGTTCGTCCGGGAACACCTCGTCCGGCAGCGGCTCGTCCGCCGGCACCGGTTCGTCGGCCTCGTCGGGGTCGCAGGGCGACTCCGGATCGGGCGGACGGAACGACGGCGGCTCCTCCACCGCCCACGCGAACGACGGCCGTGACGGGCGGAGTTCGGCGCCGGCCGATCCGTTCGGCACCCGCCTGACCTCGGACCCCGCACCGGCCCCCGCGGCGAACCACACCCCGGCGGGTGGCGACGGGACCCCGCCGCCCTCGTCCACGCACACGCCGTCCACAGGTGCGGACGCCGGATCTCCGGCGCATACCGGTACGGACGGTCGGCCGACCCCGGCCTCCGACGGTGCCACGCCGTCGGCGGGCGACGGGCGTGGTGCAGATACCGGGTCTCCGGCGCATACCGGTACGGACAGTCGGCCGACTCCGGCCTCGGACGGTGCCACGCCGTCGGCGGGCGACGGGCGTGGTGCGGACGCGCCGCCGGCGCACACCGGCACGGACAGTCGGCCGACCCCCGCCTCCGACGGTCCTGCGCCCGCACGCCACGAGAGTGCGGACGGCCCGGCGCACAGTGGCGACGGCCCTTCGGAGCGGTCGGCTGCGGACACGACCCGCCCGGGCCCTGGTCCGGTCTCCGGCCACCCGACGCCGGACTCGGCTCCGGCACCCGCGTCGTCCGCGGGCACCCCGTCCGCCGGCAGCCCGTCCGCCGACACGCCGTCCCATGCTGCGCCGTCCCACACCGGGTCTCCGCACAGTGGCGGTGACGCGCCGTCGCACGGCACCCCCGACTCGCGCCCCGGCCCGGCGCCGGCCCATTCCACCCCCGACTCGGCCCCCGCTCCGGCGCACTCCGGCGACTCCCGTCCGGGTCCGGCCTACGGTCCGGTGCGGGGCGGTGACGACAGCTCGGCGACGCCCTCGCACACCGGTGACCACGGCACGCCCGCCTACGGCCCGGTGCGTGGCGGGGACGCTCCCGCGCACGCCTCGGACGGCGGCTCGACCAGGCCTGGCGGGGACATCCCCGCTCAGCACGACCGCTCCGGCCCCGCACACGCACCCGCGCCCGAGCACCGCACACCCGACAGCACCGCCGCCCCGGACTCGGCCCCCGGCACGCACAGCGGCGGCGCCGGCCGGACCGTGCCGGCCGGCGGCATCCCGCACGTCCCGTCCTCCGCCGTTCCGTCCTCGGGGCCGGACCACTCCCGACCCACCCCCTCGCAGCCGTCCCCGTCGGACGGCCCGCACCGCGAGGCCACCGTGGAGACCGCGTCGACCGCCGTCGCCGACGCGCCGCCGACCCGTACCCCGACCGCCGGACCCGACTCCACCGTCGGCCAGCCCGGCCCGGCCGCCCAGAACACGGGCGGCCCGGTGCCGACCGGCCCGCTCGCCACCGGCCCGGTGCCGGGCACCGGCACGCCCGGCTCCGCCGCGCCGACCGGCAGCAGCACGCCGCACCGTGGCGGGCCCGTCCCCGGCACCTCCGGTGACGGTCCGTCGACGACGCGCCCTGCCACCGTCCCCGGCCAGTCGACGGGCCGGCCGGACCACACGGACCGGCCCACCGGCCTCGGCAGCCGGCCGAGTACGCCCCCGCAGACGCCCGGCACGGACACCACCCGCCCGTCCCGTCCGGACCCGCGGGCCACCGATCCGCGCTCGGAGACCCCACGCACGGCCGACCCGCGTCCGGCCCCCGACCGCCCGGCTCCGGACCACCCCGCCTCCGATCGCAGCCCGGAGAACCACGGTACGGAGAACCACGGCCCGGAGAAGCCCGGCCCGGAGAACCACGCTACGGAGAACGGCCCTGACGGCCGCGCGGACGAGCACACCGGCTCCGACGGGAAGCACCCCTCCGACGGCCAGGACCGGCCCGAGGACACCGACAGCCGCCCGGACGGCGACGGCGACGGCGACAGCGGCACCGAAACCCCGCCGCACGAGCGCCCGCTCTCCGACAGCCGCCCGTACGACACGCCCGGCGGCCTGGCCCGGGTCGAGGAGCACCACCAGCAGGAGCTGGAGCGGCGCATCCCGCGCGAGCCGGACGGCACCCCGCAGCGCCACCCCGACCCGTACGGGGACTGGCCGGGGGCGGTGAACGGTGACGGGCACCGCGAGCCCGGCCGCGACAACAACTGCCTGGACGTGGCGCTGTCCAGCGCCGACACCTACAGCGGCAACCCCACGGCTGCGGCAGCCCGCACCGACGACGGCAGTCCGGACGGCGAGCACGGCGGCCGTGACCGTGCCGAACGCCAACTCGGTGCGCCCTTCCGGGACATGGGCAACGGTGACCAGGCGTTCAACCGGCTGGAGGACACCCTCCGCCGCGAGGGCCACGGTTCGCAGGCGGTCATCGTCACCCAGGACGCCAACGGCCGCGCCCATGCCTGGAACGTCGTCAACCACAACGGCAAGATCGTCTACCTCGACAATCAGACCGGCGCCCGCAGCGACAAGCCGCTCCACAGCGGCGACCACGGTGTCTTCGCCATCCCCCTCGACGCGGACCGCCGGCCGATCCCGTCCGACCGTCCCGCCGACTCCGACCACCGCTCCGCCGACTCCGATCACCGCCCCTCGGAGTCCGGCACCCGTCCCGGCGGCGACTCCACCGGCACCGACCGCCGCCCGGCCGACCCCGCAGGCAAGCAGAAGCACGGCGAGGACGGCGACGGGGAGTCCGACGACCACGCCGACGGGCCGCCCAAGAAGAAGGCCAAGACGGAGCAGGGGGAGGCCGCCGACCACGACCCGGACAGCGGGTCGGACGAAGGGGCCGAGCGCCGCTCGAAGGGCTCCGCCGAGTACGACCAGCAGCAGGGTGCCGACCAGAAGCACTACGACATGCTGCCGGACAAGACGCAGCAGAACACCCGTACCACCAACGAGGTCACCCAGACCAACACGGAGGTGGCGCACCAGTTCCTGGAAGGCCACATCGACGACGGCACGCTCGCCGGCGTGCTGGACGAGGCGGCGCAGCGGGCGCACGGCAACCCGCCGCAACTGGGCTTCGACAAGAACGAGCTGACCCACCGCCTGCCCGGCTTCGCGGACCTGTCGCGCGGTGAGCAGGGCGCCGTCGTGGCCGCGATGGGCCGGCTCAGCCTCGGCTTCCACGAGGCGCACGCCGTCGGTGCCAGCCCGGAGCGGGTGTCCGACCCGTACGTGAACGACGACAGCGTCGACCGCAGCCACATGACGGCGCGGGAGCGCAAGAAGCACAAGGACGACGGTGCGGCGCAGTCCGACGAGATCTCGCGCGGTGTGGCGTACCACGCGAGCCAGGACTTCCGGACGGCCGGTCCGCCGTCCGGCACCGACGCGCCGGCGCCGGCCCACCTGGTCCGCGAACACCTCGTCGCCGACGGCCGGTTCGGCGACCGGGACGCCGTGTACGCGCTCGCCGCCGGGCCGGGCCGCGGCGACCACAGGCCGGACTTCTCGGGCAAGAACTTCGCGGTGATCGAGGTGGTCGACAGCGAGGGGAAGACGCGGTACGTGGTGGACAGTTCGATCCCGGCCAACAGCGCGGAGCGCCGCCCCGAGCACTCCGAACCGCACCTCGGCCGCTGGATCGACCGGCTCAACGAGCGGCAGAACACCGGGAACTACACCATCGCCAGCCTGTACACGGAACGCGAGCCGTGCGGCAACAAGCCGGGCCACGCGGGCTGCTCGCGCTACATCTCGGAGCGGCTGCCCGGAGTGCCGATCGACTACGGTGTGGGCTACCGGAAGGGCGAGCAGACCGGTGACGGCGACAGCGCGGAGAGCCTGGGCAACATGACCGAGGACGCACAGCGGGACCTCAACCGGCTGGGGACGATCTGGGCCCGTATGGCGCAGGCCGGCCAGCTCTGA
- a CDS encoding SnoaL-like protein: protein MTKESLNDLDRLLAERACERLLNDFLHRLDLGEPSSVAELFTADGIWEWPAGERRIEGRDALRAYFGSRPADRLSRRMCSNIVVDVHSPTRATSISYFATYRVDGWSGQMLPPRLPANLGHYEDVFRRENGRWLLASRTLHLAFGGPTERLAPTGDPVDRD, encoded by the coding sequence ATGACGAAGGAATCCCTGAACGACCTGGACCGCCTCCTCGCCGAACGGGCCTGCGAGCGGCTGCTCAACGACTTCCTGCACCGCCTCGACCTGGGCGAACCCTCCTCCGTCGCCGAGCTGTTCACCGCGGACGGCATCTGGGAGTGGCCCGCCGGCGAACGACGGATCGAGGGCCGCGACGCCCTGCGCGCCTACTTCGGCTCCAGGCCGGCCGACCGCCTGTCCCGCCGGATGTGCAGCAACATCGTCGTCGACGTCCACTCCCCCACCCGCGCCACCTCGATCTCCTACTTCGCGACCTACCGCGTCGACGGCTGGAGCGGGCAGATGCTTCCACCCCGCCTGCCCGCCAACCTCGGCCACTACGAGGACGTCTTCCGCCGGGAGAACGGCCGCTGGCTGCTCGCCTCCCGCACCCTCCACCTCGCCTTCGGCGGCCCCACCGAGCGGCTCGCCCCGACCGGAGACCCCGTCGACCGCGACTGA